gagtggggcacagaaagggattggcaagaatgccagaggcgcaaaacaccagctactggtagacagaacagtcagccgagactgcaagaccagactgaccaacctgtgcactgcctggattgattacaagaaggcctatgactcaatgccccacagctggatactggaatgcctagaattgtacaagatcaacaggaccctaagagccttcatcaggaactcaatggggatgtgacgtacaacactagaggccaactccaagcccatagcacaagtcaccatcaagtgcgggatctaccaaggagatgctctgtccccactgctgttctgcataagcctgaaccccctcagtgagatcattaacaagactggctacggataccgactacagaacggagcagttgtcagccacctcctgtacatggatgacatcaagctgtatgccaagagtgaacaagacatcgattcactgatccacactaccaggctatacagcaatgacattggaatgtcgttcggactggagaagtgtagtcggatggtaacaaagagagggaaggtagtcagaactgaggggattgaactaccagaaggcaacattgcagacatagaggacagttacaagtacctggggatcccgaggcgaatgggaaccatgaagaggccgctagaaaggctgcaaccaccaaatacctgcagagggtcaggcaagtcctgaggagtcagctgaacggtaagaacaagatccgggccatcaacacctacgccctgcccgtgatccggtaccctgctggggtaataggctggccaaaggaggagctagaagccactgacatcaagacaagaaagctccttaccatgcatggagggtttcaccccaagtccagcaccctgaggctgtacgctaagcggaaggaaggggggccggggactggtgagtgtcagcaccacagtccaggatgagacaacgaacatccaagaatacattgggaagatggccccaactgaccgagtgctcagtgaatacctcaggcagcagaaacccaagaaagaggagggagacgaggaaccatcatggaaggacaggcccctgcacggtatgtaccaccggcagatagaggaggtggctgatatccagaaatcctaccagtggctggacaaagctggactgaaagacagcacagaggcactaatcatggcagcacaagaacaagctcggagtacaagatccatagaggctggggtctatcacaccaggcaagaccccaggtgcaggctgtgtaaagatgctccagagacaatccagcacataacagcagggtgcaagatgctagcaggcaaggcatacatggaacgccataaccaagtggcggcatagtgtacaggaacatctgtgccgagtataacctcgaagtcccaaggtcaaaatgggagatgcccccaagggtggtggagaatgaccgagctaagatcctgtgggacttccagatacagacggacaaaatggtgacggctaaccaaccggacatagtggtggtagacaaacagaagaagacggccgtagtgatcgatgtagcggttccgaatgacagcaatatcaggaagaaggaacacgagaagctggagaaataccaagggctcagagaagagctcgagaggatgtggagggtgaaggtaacggtggtccccgtggtaatcggagcactaggtgcggtgactcccaagctaggcgagtggctccagcagatcctgggaacaacatcggacatctctgtccagaagagcgcagtcctgggaacagctaagatactgcgcaggaccctcaagctcccaggcctgtggtagaggacccgagcttgaaggataaaccgcccgcagggggcgtgctgggtggtttgttttttttttgtttttttttatgtatgtatgtatatatatatatatgtatatatatatatataacacatttaaaacaacaacctttGACCAAGTTGCTGTATAATTAAGATatttaaaagacacaaaaactcAAGGCATGTtggtaaacagaaacatggcaAAGAGCTTATCTAATGCTTCCCCAAACTTTGTGGGTGTATGATATATGTATAGTACTGTGGAAAAGCTGACcctcgttttgttttgttttttgtattgtcAAATGGGAAAAGATGTATTGATGTATTTTCTCTAGCCATTGCAGGAAACTAGAGGAAGAACAACCTTCCTAAGAGCCCTCTTTTATACTCATTTGTCAGGCACTTCACCTGTTCTCTCTCCtcccattttttcccccttctttctctcctcttaCCAAACACAGCTTGCTTGTTGAGGCCCATCCTAATTTTTCTCCCGTCCTCTCTGACCTCTTACCCACATAATTTAAGGCAAATTCAAGCTCACTTTATCACAAtagttacattttctttttttctatgttGTACACCAACATGATTTGTGCCCATAATCTAGGCAAAAGTCAGGCATTAAAACCATTTTATAACTCAAACCATATTTTCTCATTCATCACATCTTTGTCAAGATGAAGCAGTGAGAAATGTTGAATGTTTTATTCCCTCCTTTTCCCAATCAGACCCTGAAACCATTGAACTCAAAGTGTGAATCCTTTCCCACAAAGTGCCAGCAGGAGCAGCATTATAGTGACACCACATAAATCAAAtgtaagaaggaaaaaaagcataACAGGTAGTGCTTTCACTTTATTACACGATTGCCCAACACTTTAGTTTAACAATAACAAAAGTAACTTAACTGTGTAACTCCGGGAGCTGAACAATGTTATCAcataataaaatttaaaaactgaagaaatATTTTCTACCTGGGATGTTGTATCCTGTGtcgagttttattttttaaccagCTGCGAATCAGTGGTTTCCACCCGCCGTTTGCTCTTCCTGTCATATGAAGTGAAGCTACCGAGTGCTACAGCACTTTGTTGAGTAATTTGTTTAGTTTGTGTCGCACATCTCCAGCTGCTCGTATCTCCTCCTCCTGTGCCGTCACACCCTCTATGTACTCATGCGGTGTTTTTTTGCTTCACTTGATGAAACAAGTTTGTCGTTTCCACCTTTAGTGGGGACAGTTTTCTTGGCTGTTTTTGCAAAACATGGAGGTTGTTGTTAACTAAAAATCGGCATCGGTAGCTCGCACGTGGCTCTCGCTTTCAGGCATGTCTTGGTTCGTCTCCCGTTATAGGCACcacagaaaataaattaatgacgtTGCTGTAGCTGATGGTAGTTCTGTGTTCCGAATTCCTTCAATTTTCACAAGATCTCTgacaccactgactgaaataCCATTTGATggggtggggtttttttatgaTTGAATGATTCATATGTGAATCATCTAAAAATTGTCGGGTATAAGGATTACactgagaaaaactgaagaACTATTGTTCAAGGCAGCTTGTAAAAATAATTACAAGAAgatctggctccttggaagcaaaatataaagacatgGGGGGtgcctcaagacttttgcacagtacttaAATTAATAGAGAACTAGACCACAGCAGATTATCTAGACTATGAAAACTCTTTGCTTTTAAAGGAATCCAGCATCAAGGACTTGGTTCTGACTTCTGATTCATACAGTGAGTGACAGTGTGATTAGGGTTAATCTTTTCACATCCGAGTGTGTTTGCCCCTCCTTAACGGCTCATCAGTGCAGTTATGCCATCACTTTCAAAGCCAACAAAcagcacaacaaattgaaataaGAATTTGCATATTTCTCCTCAATAATAATTTCTGATGTAGATTATCAGTTTGACACTCAGTAAGTACTTGTAGTTAGGCTTAGGGTTATGACAAAATATGACAGTCTGCTGCTCTgaattgttttcatttatttagccAGGGGTGGTTTTTATGCTCCAAATGTCTTTTGGCACTTGTTGGCTGCTGATTGAAGAGCTATGCATGGATCAGTGTGGGTTTAGAAGGATACAGGACTACAGGGCTACTTAGGAGCACTGGCAGTGAAAAGTTGGATTCTCATTTCGTTGTCATTTGACCTACAGACAGCATTAAACTTAGAGGGGAAGATAAATGTTGTcccctttttttcatttaaaaaaaagaaaactcagtAGAGGATGTGCAGATCAAAGCTTGTGAAATCACATCCTGTATCCTGTGTATTTGCTCTTTATTCTGTTTGCAGAAACTGCAGAAACAATTCCTtgagaaagaacaaaaacacatacaaaaaagACTGAAGAACACGAGATACATGCAACTAAACCTGCCAATCAAGGAGGATGTGTGCCTGCCATTGTTTTGTGACACATTGTGACAGGGACACTTCCTCGCTTGGTCTttacttgtaaaaaaaaacgTATAAAATTCAGATCATTTTGCATGAACACAGTTCACCTACAAGAGGAGACACGAGTATGTCCTCCACCATTTAGTTTGCCTCTCTAACACCGCTAAAGAGCAATGTGATGATGACTTTTTGTATGTAGCATTTCCCTGGTTATTCTTTTTTTGCACCCTCTATTTACATCTAGTATTTTTATTACTACTAGTAAAGAACGAGAGCCTGAGGTTTCAGAATCAGAAAACTTTGCTGTCCGTTTCAAAGCAGTAGAAGTTTGCCTTAAATGTGGCTCTCAGTGTATACcagtaaaacagcaaaaaaagagaatacaaaacacagcacaaacaccacatgaaaacactgttaaaacattgtttaaaacattttgggggggttgtcattgcattaatatGTCTGAGCTGAAAGCTATGCAACATTTCCAGTGTTCCCTCAAAGTTTAAATTGTGTTTCTTACTGTTTTCAGGACTGAGCTGTGTCTGCCAGAGTGGATACAAAACTGTCACCACTGATAAAGCGTCCATTTCTTGTGAGAAATGTCTCCCAGACAAACCGGTACGTGTagtctttcactttttttcctttttttaaaatttcatgtAAGATAGTTTGTATCTTAGGTTATGTGAGCTCTTACAGtgctctctgtttttgtttacagGGCGTCACAAAAGATGGGTTTGGTTGTATTCGCTGTCCAGGAGGCCTCAATAATGACGGAAAGTGCCAGTGCCCCCCTGGTGATGTCCTGGGTGAGTCACTGTTAATAGGAATGCAGTACACAGTGGTACAGTGGTTGGTACTGTCATAGAAGAAGGTAATGTGTTTGAATCTGCCATCCAGCTGgggacctttctgtgtggagtttgtgttTTCTTACTGTGCTTGTGCGAGCTCTCTCCAGCTTCATCGCACAGCCTGAAGACATGAAATGTGAATGTGCATGGTTGTCTGTGAACCTGTGTTAGCAACCTGTGCAGAGTAAATCTCCCTCTCAAACTAATAAGCAGTTGATAAATTGAATGGAAAAGCTTAATAATTGTGTATTTGCTGGATGAAAGGTTGAGTGtggcctgtttttgtttttcagtggaaaGAGGTCTCAATGGTACCCTCTTGGAAGAGGCCAGGTGTGAAACGTGCGATGAAGACAGTCCTGCTTTGTCAGTACCCAACAGGAATGGAGACAGGTACATATTTTGTCTGAATAAAATCTATTTATTTGAAGAGATTTACATCACAGACTGTACTTTGAATGAAATGGATGATTTCGCTGTTCCACTGTTGCATAGAAAGGCAGCattaatgattttaaaatgtttatctAGACGTAGCGTTCTTTTTGTAtgcacagacattttttttactcCTGCTAGTTCTGTCTGAGTTGTAGTAAAGTCTGCCTTGACTGCAGATCTTGTTTGTATGGTATGTGAGAAATGGAGTGATACCTAAAATTGCCTTTTAGGTGTGAGAGATGTCTGGCTGCCTACGTTAACACCTCTTGTGCATGTAAATCTCCTAACGTCCCGGTGAGTCCAGACAATCTTGACCCTTTTGCCATCTTAAATATTCCACATCATTAAATTAAGAGGCTCTGGGATTtcatctgtggttattttgtaatttacctttctttctctctccccaggGAGGAGGTTTATGTTTCCCTCCTGGTATCCTCTCCACCAATGTCAATCCTACTGTCACTTATTCTCAGTTGGTGAGTCTCCTTCTCTCTGATTTCTTGGTAaattttctgatgttttttttttctttctttctttctttcttttttttttttaactctgatCTGTTTTTCCCCTTGCAGAAGTTCAGTGTCCAGTCAGCCTGGTTCCTGGAAAACCTCTACTCCTCTTCCTCAGCTTGCTTTGTAATTCCAAGATCTTATGTATTTTATAAGTAATCCTTTATTGAAAAATCATTGAAAGCAAGTTCAAGTCACATTCCAATATTGTCATAAACAATGTCCCTACTATGTCACTTGTcacatgtgatttttttaaagccaaccCCTGAGGTGGCTTTTAAAATACGTGTAATGTGCTGAGTTATGAGTGCTGTGTGCCGGTATTATTCTGATGTATTTATTAGTGCTGTGTAAACAAGTCGTGTTCCTACAGGGCTTCTCCAACCTGACAGCGTGTCAGGCTCTTGGAAACATGTGTGTGATGAACATGCACTCTTTCAGCAGTGCATCTACAGATGCCTGTGGACTCTTCAACACCATCTTCAGATTCATGGGTGCTCTGAGCTCAACCCAAGGCATTTCTTACTGGTAATCATGTATAAATTATGTGACCTTTCCGTAAACATGAATGAATCCTGTTGTAGTTTACCCTGAGTGAATGCTCACAACTCTTCAGGAGAGCTAATCTGCCGTGGCTTTATTACGGGGATGAACCAGGACTTGCCAGTCGCATGCAGACTGATCCTGTTCCAATTGGGTTTAGCTTCAGAGGTAAAAACAAGGTGAGTGACTGACTTTAAGCCTCTTCAAATTAAAACAGAATAGTAATAAAAAGAACTGTGAGAGAAAATAATAGCATTACATAAACATTTCTTGGCACCTTAAATTGTGATGTAAAATTAAAAAGctaaattttcttttaattgacttttttgttgtgtgtgtttttgtcagaACACAGACTTTAGACTGCTTGCTGCTGTCTACGATGTCAGAGGAGAGTTCCTCAGATGGGAGCAAGTAGGAGGACAAAATCTGCAGGTAAAACCCATTGAATACTTACTCTACAGCACAGCCCCTTAGAAAATTAGACCTACCTGCAGAGGCTGTTAAAGAGGCAAATCCTCAAAGTGTCCAAATGTCTTTGCACCAAAAACTTGTAGTGACTTTTTAAGTTAGCACATATTATTTGAATgggtgtaaaatgtaaaacaaagatTAATTAATATTTACTGGCCACTTTTTTATGTACAAtaagtcaatcacatggcagcagcatAGTGCATTTTGGCAGGTtgacatggtcaagacaacctgctggAAAATAAACAGAGCATTACAATGAGAAAGAAAGGTGAAATGACTTTGAAAGCAGCATGGTTGTTGACCACaatgtacccatcttctgatggctgcttccagtagGCTAACATGCCATATTACAAAGCCAAACTGGTTTCTTCAACATAACAACCAGTTATGGTGTtatgtggaggccatttgagtacagtgaactcactgtactcaaatggcctccacagtcaccagatctcaatccagtagagcgcttttgggatgtggtggaaccagagattcacatcatgtaTTATCAGCCAATAcatttgcagcaactgtgcgatgctgtcatgtcaatatggaccaaaatctctgcgGGATGATTCCAGCACCTTGTCGAAtttgtgccatgaagaattaagactGTTTAAAGTGTCCAGTGAATGTAAATTGTAATTGTAAATTGGGACATTTTGTGAGTTTATTATTAATAAGAAAACGAAACAGTGAATATTTCCCTTTtaatgttggtttttgtttatcTGTAAAGACGTCTAATTGTATTGCAGATTGTTGTCTTGCGATGTATTGAGTGTAACAGAATCACTGTGTCATGATGTTATCCTTTACATGAAGTATTCCGATAGTTTTGTTAACTTTTTCTGTGATTCCCACTTAAGTAAAAGAGTTTTTCCATGTTAAGCATGTTGTCTTCTTCCCCTCCTCGCTCTTTTAGCTTTGTCCACAGCCAAAAACCAAACAGGCAGCAGCCTTCAGCTTTGGGACAGCTTACAAAGAAAGTGTGagtttcttttatttcactTGACTCAGAGAAATAATACATACTCTCTAAAATGCTGAGTGGTAATATAAGCTGTCTCTGTGTCCGCAGTGTGTTCTCTCAGTAGCACAGCTGTTTGCCACCCACCCCGAACCGTTGTTCTATGACGTCTTCCTGGACCTCGGTGGAGGAGCAAACACAAAACTTCTACCCCTGCCCACACTGATCCAGAACCAGCAATACAATGGACGATTCATCAACCAAGGTTGGATTTATATAGACTGTTGTGAAAAAGCATTTGCCCCCTTACaaacacttacatgtttccGATCATCAAGCAAAATTTAATCAAAGGTAGacagagtaaatacaaaattaagtttttaaatgatggtttattaaaggggaaaaaaagctatcCAACCTTACTTGGCACTGTGTCAGaattattttgtgtttactcaggttatcttcttctgattaaaatttgtttgatgacctGAAACACATAAGTGTAACAAATATGCAACAAAAAATAAGAAGGAGGGGGGTAAATTCTTTTTCACAGCTATAAGTGTGTTTTTGCTTGCATTCCTTAgaaaaattttgtttttatacagaGAGCATGAACAACTGGTACTTCTCTCGACGAATGTTTCTCGTCGACACCCTGAGCGGAAGAGAAAAGAGCACAAGTTCTCAGCCTAAAGTCATCCGTGTAGCCAGCAGTGTTAAAATAAGGTAGGCTTCCGCTGTGGAAATAAGGAAACTCATGTTCTTTATAAGTTCTTACTGATGGTTTTGCTGGTGTTGATGAGACGTGTTTGGTAGGTTTCAGTTGGTTCCACGAACCCAGGAAGGGAAGGTGTTCCCCCCTCTAATGACTGTGACCTACACAGATGTTCTCATCACAGATCTCAACGCTCAAACTGTGGCTGTGAGTGTATTGCACACTCACAGATTGTTGAGGACCTCCGACATAATTATGCTTCAGTTTAAAGCTTAATTTTGACGATTACACCTAATTCCTTGATCTCAGTTGTTAAGTTTGACTAAATTAGTTGATTTGTTTATCTCAAAGCAAGTTTTTGAGTGTTTGCACTGAATTAATTTGTGTTCTTCTAGACAACCTTTGCTGTAGAGTATGAGATGGATCAGAGTGAGGCTCGCTTAAAGACAGATGTGAGTAAAAGtttgaaagaaatgttgatGAAACATAGAGGAGGAGTTCTTGTACGCGGCTGCTGTTACAGCACAAAGCGATGCAGGATcaactctgatttttttttgtgcttagATTGCTCTGGGTGTGTTGGGTGGGGTGGCCGTGCTCTACTCCCTGCTGAAGACCATCAGCTGGAAGAGGAGGATTGCATCTTCCctcattgatctggaggtacgGTGCCTTTATCGTTTAATCTACTTCAGAACTATCTGTTGCTGTAACCACATGAAGTAATGTTGGTTTCTCCTGTCTTGCTTCAGACAATGGTGAagtttctgttgttttatgcTGGTGACCTGGCCAATGTTTTCTTTGCTGTCACTGTGGGAACTGGACTCTACTGGCTTATCTTTTACAAGGTATGTCTCATTCCCTTAAACAGCAAGTCTTTCTTTTATAggattattttatattcttGTGAGCTCTTTAATATGAATGTCAATGTCTCCTTTCTCTAGTTTTTTTCCACTTCAGTCTTTTTGCATGGCTTTTaacagcttttcttttcttctctccacTCTTTAGACATTAAAGGCGAGTCTTTTTCCTCCTCTACCTTTCCTTATCAGCACTGTTAATATTTAGATGTAGTGATTGCTGGCTGCTTTCTGGTACTTATTTGGGTCTGTGTCTGCTTAGGCCCAACGGTTTGTGTCAGTCCTGTTACCACTGCCGGCTCAGGAGGAGCAGTTTGTGACATACATCGGCTGCGCCTTTGCTCTAAAGGTTAGATACCAGCTGAGCAGATATAACAATGAGCAGTATCCTTGCTGAAAACTAGATGGTAGGCTTCAACCTGGAATactgaaaatgtgttatttgGTGTGATTGTGTCCAGGCTGTCCAGTTTCTCCATAAGCTGGCCCTGCAGGTGACGGTTGATATATTTCTCATTGACTGGGAGAGGCCACGAACTAAAACTAACAGATCTGTGCCAGGTATCAACATGCTTACTTTTAGCTTCATAAGTGGTAAATGACTAGTTGCTTAAAATAATTCTCCACATTGACTACTGTTTCAGTGAGTGGCGAGTCGAAACATGACACCTCGCCGGTCAGCATCTGGAGGACTTATTTTGTGGCCAATGAATGGAACGAGATTCAGACCATCCGCAAGATCAGTCCGACTTTTCAGATCATGGCTGTGCTTTTCTTCCTTGAGGTACATCTCCCACAATTATGGACCCTTAGTTCATTTTGCAGCTTTTGCTACATTTCAAATTCTTCTTGCTGACATGCCATCCTGCCTTATCTAGGTGCTGGGCTTCTCTAACCTGGCCTTGAGGGACCCCTGGTCAAATTTACAGCGATCTCCCGAAGAATACACCCCCTCATACAGCCTGACGCTGCGCTATGGTGTGGCAGCCACACTGTGGCTGTGCATTGGACTTCTGCAGGTGCACAGCCTCCATTTGCTCACTTAACTTTTCTTTCCTTCACAATCCATTTTCACCTCGTTCTTTCATAACATATGAGTGAAATGTACCCCTATGAACCCCTTGTAAAAGATGTCCTTTAAACCCTACAGGTGATTTTCTTCACTGTGTTTTATGCACACTTTGTGGAGGACAAAATCCGTCAGTTTGTAGATCTCTGCTCAGTCAGTAATGTAAGTAGCGCGCATTACATGAAACCATTTTTCCTGTCTTTATGGCTTGgataaacatttttctttctttttttctgtgcagaTTTCTGTGTTTATCTTATCATATCGCTGCTTTGGCTACTACATTCATGGCCGTTCAGTTCATGGACATGCAGATACAAACATGGAGGAAATGAACAACAATTTGAGGAGAGAAGCCGTATGTACACCAACAGGCTTTTAGTCTACTTCTCACTAGTGTCTTCAGCTGACTtatgtgattttatttattatttattttttatttttttaaggagtCACTGTGTGCTCAGAGGGGTTTACTCCCCAACACGGAAGTCCAGACCTTTCAGGTGTCTCTTACCGGCCGTCTGGGGTTGCAGTATAAAAGGATACAGGAATCAATCAGCAGGGTAAGTCCTGACCACGGTCATGTCTGCACCTCAGCTATGAATGGTCTGTTTAATGGTACTGTTTGTCTGCAGACTGATCAGTACAGCTGCCCAGCCCTCTAATaagagagaagaaaatgtgtttaaagcaGTTGTCTGAATTGAACTTGACAGACAGCCATGGATTTACTTTTATttggcttcttttctttgcatATCTTTGCATATCACTGCACAGTGTTCTGGTAGAAATTGGTTTTACACAAATCGTATAAAATGTGGTTCCCAGGGTTGAAAACTGAAGCCAACTTTAAGCTTGCATTCTTTTTTAAGGCCACCAGAGGGTGAGAGATGTGGTTGTAAAAAGTTTATGGGAAATAGACCCTCCGTCCAAACCTCCCTAAACACTTTCCTGTTCACTTTTAAGGTCTCAGTCACTGACTTCAGGTCATACTGACTAAAACATTCAGTGTGTTTTGTATCTTTGAGTCATTCTAAGTTTCAGGAAGGGtgttttatgtctgtgaaggctctcagtcatccaggacattgtggtctaaggagcttgaaaaggaaagcgtctggacttctttaagttgcttgaagacgtttcacctctcatccgagaagcttcttcagttctaagggtcaaatggtggagagtcccagatttaagccctgtgggagtttccccccaagaGGGgcaatggaccccctaatgatcctctacctaatcacatgagccaaggtgtgaaaacagtgGCTCTTCTAAcgtagaagagccacctccacgggacaagactcggtggtccatctgcatctaaaggacaaaggtcactctttcgaggatgccaatgttcgcattttgcacagagaagacagatggtttgaaagaggagtgaaagaagccatcttatgtccactgtgaatgaccatctttgaacagaggtggtggtttacgacaccaactgtctgccatctataatccagttctgagatcccttcccaggcgccttaacgcccactcacatcctgggccgtttgacctcaggaaatcacatgatagggtgggagGAGTTTTcgcaatgagctcacccgaaaccttggctgattgtgacctacacccgttttcataccttggcttaaatctgggactctccaccattcgACCCTAGAActaaagaagcttctcagatgagaggtgaaacgccttcaagcaacttaaagaagtccaggcgcttttctttccaagctcctaaGAAGAAGAGTGTTTTAGCATTGACAGTGAGCTGGAAATGACAAGTCGTTAACCAATGAGCATCCGATTTAATAGTCAGATCCACCCCTCACTCGCCACATCTgatttcaaaacaccaagatggcaACAGGACTCCCCAAACAAGTGGGCGACATCACGGTTAGCTACGCCCGTGTTTTATACTGTCTGTGGTGTTGCATTAAACTATCACACGGACTAATTTTAGCTTCAGGTGATGTCTTTGCAGTACAACTCATAAACATTTTGGATTTGAAGTCAAAGCAgtggttttcttgtttttttttctcagagctTTTATCAGTTTGGtaacttttatttataagtgcct
This sequence is a window from Oreochromis aureus strain Israel breed Guangdong linkage group 11, ZZ_aureus, whole genome shotgun sequence. Protein-coding genes within it:
- the tmem67 gene encoding meckelin; this encodes MATETLPFLVIRHKVPVTLFILMYIDLLWCQPFTIPFRTPSDCGAEEFFDISSLSCVRCGPNQRRSTTGLSCVCQSGYKTVTTDKASISCEKCLPDKPGVTKDGFGCIRCPGGLNNDGKCQCPPGDVLVERGLNGTLLEEARCETCDEDSPALSVPNRNGDRCERCLAAYVNTSCACKSPNVPGGGLCFPPGILSTNVNPTVTYSQLKFSVQSAWFLENLYSSSSACFGFSNLTACQALGNMCVMNMHSFSSASTDACGLFNTIFRFMGALSSTQGISYWRANLPWLYYGDEPGLASRMQTDPVPIGFSFRGKNKNTDFRLLAAVYDVRGEFLRWEQVGGQNLQLCPQPKTKQAAAFSFGTAYKESCVLSVAQLFATHPEPLFYDVFLDLGGGANTKLLPLPTLIQNQQYNGRFINQESMNNWYFSRRMFLVDTLSGREKSTSSQPKVIRVASSVKIRFQLVPRTQEGKVFPPLMTVTYTDVLITDLNAQTVATTFAVEYEMDQSEARLKTDIALGVLGGVAVLYSLLKTISWKRRIASSLIDLETMVKFLLFYAGDLANVFFAVTVGTGLYWLIFYKAQRFVSVLLPLPAQEEQFVTYIGCAFALKAVQFLHKLALQVTVDIFLIDWERPRTKTNRSVPVSGESKHDTSPVSIWRTYFVANEWNEIQTIRKISPTFQIMAVLFFLEVLGFSNLALRDPWSNLQRSPEEYTPSYSLTLRYGVAATLWLCIGLLQVIFFTVFYAHFVEDKIRQFVDLCSVSNISVFILSYRCFGYYIHGRSVHGHADTNMEEMNNNLRREAESLCAQRGLLPNTEVQTFQVSLTGRLGLQYKRIQESISRRNQPSRLTDASALSSLEPHFKAYQAMNHFLGSVIDHAHSDMDYIVKDKLMFENVIGMEFLEPTEKSIFYNDEAHTFSNVLYYGNEATLLIFDTLFFCVVDLGSQSFVLAAVLTYVQQVIFRFLRNSLGRKNLANKTLVDERFLI